Proteins found in one Fulvitalea axinellae genomic segment:
- a CDS encoding phage tail protein — MADADGSAQSAVWPLPKFYFQVKWDDKELAFQEVSGLETETQEIEYRHGNSPVFSTIKMPGIAKQGRVTMKKGVFKSDNSFWDWYSQIKLNTIKRIPVTISLLDESGAPTMVWKLKNAWPAKISGTDLKSDGNEAAIETIEIVHEGITIENS, encoded by the coding sequence ATGGCGGATGCAGATGGATCAGCACAATCGGCCGTATGGCCCTTACCTAAGTTTTATTTTCAGGTAAAATGGGACGATAAAGAATTAGCTTTTCAGGAAGTGTCAGGATTGGAGACTGAGACACAGGAAATTGAGTATAGGCACGGTAACAGTCCTGTTTTTTCAACGATAAAAATGCCCGGTATAGCAAAGCAGGGCAGAGTGACTATGAAGAAAGGTGTTTTCAAAAGCGATAACTCTTTCTGGGATTGGTATAGTCAAATTAAGCTTAATACCATTAAGCGTATTCCTGTTACGATTAGCCTTTTGGACGAATCAGGAGCGCCGACAATGGTTTGGAAACTGAAGAATGCTTGGCCGGCGAAGATTTCGGGAACAGACCTGAAGTCTGATGGTAATGAAGCTGCTATTGAGACTATTGAAATCGTGCATGAAGGAATAACAATCGAAAACTCATAA
- a CDS encoding phage tail sheath family protein, with protein MAQMKTPGVYIKELNAFPNSVVEVSTAVPAFIGYTERAENAGKPLDGMPVRITSLAEFNQYFGGPAPSTFTLAEATAPAEGDEGKSASAPDIKVADKTDGQKGVFKGYDINEVGPNFRLYNSIRLFYQNGGGPCYIVSIGNYSAKSIDPGVLTDGLNPLVKEMEPTMLIIPELTSLESADDAFPVQQAMLGQCQKMQSRISILDVFDGFKERDPDPKVDVINVFRNTVGTNALMYGAAYYPWLHTTIVQDSELGLHNLDDDGLAKLKDLLTIEQTSGLSDEDKGKQAVVDMLSLFDLVMTRGADGDGNEVLAVQDIHNMLITLSPAYNSIITDIKNRLNLLPPSSAMAGIMTMVDATRGVWKAPANVSVNSVIAPTVNISHDEQQDLNVTLQGKSINAIRSFIGEGVLVWGARTLDGNSQDWRYINVRRTMIMLEQSIKAAAKAFVFEPNVAGTWITIKGMIENFLYQQWKNGALAGSQAADAYSVSVGLGSTMTANDILDGIMRITVLVAISRPAEFIEITFQQQMQKS; from the coding sequence ATGGCTCAAATGAAAACCCCAGGCGTTTACATCAAAGAACTGAACGCCTTCCCCAATTCCGTGGTCGAAGTGTCGACGGCGGTGCCGGCATTTATCGGTTATACCGAACGCGCCGAGAATGCGGGAAAACCCTTGGACGGAATGCCCGTAAGGATTACGTCATTGGCGGAATTTAACCAGTACTTTGGCGGACCGGCACCCTCAACGTTTACGCTGGCCGAAGCAACGGCACCTGCAGAAGGTGATGAAGGAAAATCAGCGTCGGCTCCCGATATTAAAGTAGCGGATAAGACAGATGGACAGAAGGGCGTTTTTAAGGGCTATGATATAAATGAAGTAGGGCCTAATTTCAGGTTGTATAACTCCATAAGATTGTTTTATCAGAATGGGGGAGGGCCTTGCTATATTGTTTCCATTGGCAATTATTCCGCCAAAAGCATTGATCCGGGAGTACTTACAGACGGTCTAAATCCATTGGTTAAGGAGATGGAGCCGACGATGCTGATCATCCCGGAACTAACCAGCCTAGAGTCGGCTGATGATGCGTTTCCTGTTCAACAAGCCATGTTAGGCCAATGTCAGAAAATGCAAAGCAGGATCAGTATACTGGATGTCTTTGACGGATTTAAAGAAAGGGATCCTGATCCGAAAGTTGATGTAATCAATGTATTTAGAAATACGGTCGGCACTAACGCGTTGATGTACGGAGCCGCCTATTACCCATGGTTACATACTACAATTGTACAAGATTCTGAGTTAGGTCTTCATAACCTGGATGACGATGGTTTGGCTAAGCTTAAAGACCTGTTGACGATCGAACAAACAAGCGGTTTGTCGGATGAGGATAAAGGCAAACAAGCTGTGGTGGATATGCTAAGCCTGTTTGACTTGGTAATGACTCGCGGGGCTGATGGAGACGGTAATGAAGTTCTTGCTGTTCAGGATATTCATAATATGCTAATCACGCTTAGCCCGGCTTACAACAGTATCATTACGGATATCAAAAATCGTTTGAATTTGTTGCCTCCTTCTTCGGCAATGGCCGGAATTATGACAATGGTTGACGCCACTAGAGGAGTCTGGAAAGCGCCGGCTAATGTTTCCGTTAATTCGGTAATCGCTCCTACTGTAAATATCAGCCATGATGAGCAACAGGACTTGAACGTTACTTTGCAAGGAAAATCCATTAACGCTATTCGTTCGTTTATTGGCGAGGGCGTGTTGGTTTGGGGAGCTAGGACTTTGGACGGTAATAGCCAAGACTGGCGTTATATCAACGTTCGCCGTACGATGATTATGCTTGAACAGTCGATAAAGGCGGCCGCGAAGGCATTTGTTTTTGAACCGAACGTTGCCGGGACGTGGATTACGATAAAAGGTATGATCGAAAACTTCCTTTACCAACAATGGAAAAACGGAGCCTTGGCCGGGTCGCAGGCCGCTGACGCCTATTCCGTAAGTGTAGGTTTGGGCAGTACGATGACAGCGAATGATATCCTTGACGGAATTATGCGGATTACCGTTTTGGTTGCGATTTCAAGGCCTGCCGAGTTTATCGAAATAACCTTCCAGCAACAGATGCAGAAGTCGTAA
- the vgrG gene encoding type VI secretion system tip protein VgrG, translated as MADSPLKDVALTTYEILIEGNTVSQTVPVTGIYVNRSLNHIPYATVRIGDGSPAKQDFPLSEGDDFVPGKEIEIKAGYLSKNESIFKGVIVRQSLIVNRDEAPLIEVECKEKVAKMTVVRKSAFFEKQKDSDIISSIIGDAGLSADVEETNTKHESLTQYNCTDWDFILMRSEANGKVVSCLDGKVSVKAPEVSSSEVLTVTFGKDLVDMKMDLDAQNQLSEVKSMGWDPSEQKAVTATGKNPSVNAQGNIDSKKLAEVFGISDTVLRNNADATEKSLEDWASAKMLKSWMSRVRGEVRFQGNTNALPGKTLEMEGVGDRFNGKAYVSGVEHEIEDGHWVTTCYLGLEPSWFATKPDVQPIDVSGLMAGVKGLLTGVVKQLDEDPEDGFRVMVNIPVLFQDGENVWARMSNFYSTSGQGVFFIPEIGDEVILGFVNGDPSAPIVLGSLYSGKNKAPYDMTKDNYTKAFTTKAENKIEFNDEKKIITITTPAENKVVLDDDQGSILIQDKNSNKMTMDDSGICLQDKNGNKITMSSGGIEIKSASDVKINATQNIQASATMDAEVKATNNVKISGLQITNTANAKFSASGNAQAELVSSGQTAVKGTMVMIN; from the coding sequence ATGGCAGATTCGCCTCTAAAAGATGTAGCGCTAACTACCTATGAGATATTAATAGAAGGGAACACTGTTAGCCAAACGGTTCCCGTAACGGGTATTTATGTAAATAGGTCGTTGAACCATATCCCATACGCAACGGTCCGGATAGGCGACGGAAGTCCCGCAAAACAGGATTTTCCACTGTCTGAAGGAGATGATTTTGTTCCGGGCAAAGAGATTGAAATAAAAGCAGGCTATTTATCCAAAAACGAATCGATTTTCAAAGGGGTAATTGTTAGGCAAAGTCTTATAGTTAATAGGGATGAGGCTCCCTTGATAGAGGTTGAGTGTAAGGAAAAGGTGGCTAAGATGACAGTGGTCCGAAAAAGCGCTTTTTTTGAGAAACAGAAAGACTCCGATATTATTTCCTCGATTATTGGAGACGCTGGTCTGTCCGCCGATGTGGAGGAGACGAACACAAAGCATGAAAGCCTAACGCAATACAATTGTACGGATTGGGATTTTATTTTGATGCGATCGGAAGCCAATGGAAAAGTCGTTTCATGCCTAGATGGGAAAGTAAGCGTTAAAGCTCCGGAAGTCTCTTCCTCGGAAGTATTGACGGTTACCTTCGGAAAAGATTTGGTGGATATGAAAATGGATTTGGATGCTCAGAATCAATTGTCCGAAGTGAAAAGTATGGGTTGGGATCCGTCTGAGCAGAAAGCCGTGACGGCTACCGGCAAGAATCCTTCAGTTAATGCCCAGGGAAATATTGATTCGAAAAAACTCGCTGAAGTTTTTGGGATAAGCGATACTGTATTGCGTAATAACGCTGACGCTACGGAGAAATCGTTGGAAGATTGGGCCTCAGCCAAGATGCTGAAATCGTGGATGTCTCGGGTGCGTGGCGAAGTTCGGTTTCAAGGTAACACCAATGCCTTGCCGGGCAAAACTCTGGAAATGGAGGGCGTAGGAGACCGTTTCAATGGAAAGGCTTACGTATCAGGCGTTGAACATGAAATAGAGGACGGACATTGGGTGACGACGTGCTATCTGGGGCTGGAACCTAGCTGGTTTGCTACAAAACCGGATGTGCAACCCATTGATGTGTCCGGTTTAATGGCGGGGGTAAAAGGGTTATTGACCGGAGTTGTGAAACAGTTAGACGAAGATCCGGAGGATGGTTTTCGGGTGATGGTTAATATTCCTGTATTATTTCAAGATGGGGAAAATGTGTGGGCCCGTATGTCGAATTTTTATTCCACGTCAGGGCAAGGTGTTTTCTTTATTCCGGAAATAGGGGATGAGGTGATTCTTGGTTTCGTAAACGGCGACCCTTCGGCCCCAATTGTTTTGGGAAGCCTTTATAGCGGAAAGAATAAGGCACCTTATGATATGACTAAGGATAATTACACCAAAGCGTTTACGACTAAAGCGGAGAACAAGATCGAATTTAATGATGAAAAGAAAATCATAACGATAACTACGCCCGCTGAAAACAAAGTTGTGTTAGATGATGATCAAGGAAGTATTCTTATTCAAGATAAGAATTCGAATAAAATGACAATGGACGATTCCGGAATTTGCCTTCAAGACAAAAACGGGAATAAGATAACGATGTCTTCCGGAGGAATAGAGATTAAAAGCGCTTCGGACGTTAAGATTAACGCTACACAAAACATTCAAGCCTCTGCGACTATGGATGCGGAAGTGAAAGCGACCAATAATGTGAAAATCTCGGGATTACAGATTACGAATACGGCCAACGCAAAATTTTCGGCTTCGGGTAACGCCCAAGCGGAGTTAGTGTCGTCTGGACAAACGGCCGTAAAAGGAACAATGGTGATGATAAACTGA
- a CDS encoding DUF5908 family protein has protein sequence MTIEIKELLIRTTLEKDSVRKGREQTKEVDEKELSERIFRKCKTYVDKKLRTKNSR, from the coding sequence ATGACAATTGAGATAAAAGAACTGTTGATTCGCACAACATTAGAAAAAGATAGTGTAAGGAAGGGTAGGGAACAGACTAAAGAGGTGGATGAAAAAGAGCTTTCCGAGAGGATTTTCCGAAAGTGTAAAACCTATGTCGATAAGAAATTGAGGACGAAAAATTCCAGATAA
- a CDS encoding PAAR domain-containing protein, translating into MPPAARLTDMHTCPMQTPGVPPIPHVGGPVTGPGQPNVLIGGLPAAKVGDMCVCVGPPDSIVKGSATVLIGGMPAARMGDTTAHGGSIVMGLPTVLIGG; encoded by the coding sequence ATGCCTCCAGCAGCAAGATTGACCGATATGCATACATGTCCGATGCAAACGCCGGGAGTTCCACCCATTCCGCATGTGGGAGGTCCGGTTACGGGGCCGGGACAACCCAACGTTTTGATTGGAGGTTTACCGGCAGCAAAAGTCGGTGATATGTGCGTTTGTGTTGGTCCGCCCGATAGTATAGTAAAGGGTTCGGCTACGGTGCTGATCGGCGGAATGCCAGCCGCTAGAATGGGCGACACTACCGCTCATGGTGGTTCTATTGTGATGGGTCTGCCCACAGTATTGATTGGTGGTTAA
- a CDS encoding phage tail protein: MADSDTDWTPAVSFYFNVKVIGFDDNYDYAFKEVAGLSAENKYEEIREGGVNDFFWKVPQETIYPNLVLKRGMATMDSRLSDWVVDSIVNDFQKKIELHDIEVSLLNHESENLITWTFRNARPIKWTVSDLDSMKNELLVETLEFCHTGFTVSADDSMGLGLLF; this comes from the coding sequence ATGGCGGATAGCGATACGGATTGGACCCCGGCGGTTTCCTTTTATTTTAATGTGAAAGTAATCGGGTTTGATGATAATTACGATTATGCTTTTAAGGAAGTGGCGGGTCTGAGCGCTGAAAACAAATATGAGGAGATAAGGGAAGGTGGCGTAAATGACTTTTTCTGGAAAGTACCGCAAGAGACGATATATCCGAATTTGGTATTGAAAAGAGGTATGGCCACTATGGATTCGCGATTAAGTGATTGGGTGGTGGATTCTATTGTTAATGATTTTCAGAAAAAAATAGAGTTACATGATATTGAGGTCTCTCTACTGAATCATGAAAGCGAAAATCTTATCACTTGGACATTTAGAAACGCCCGTCCCATAAAATGGACCGTATCGGATCTGGACTCTATGAAGAATGAATTGTTGGTCGAAACCTTGGAATTTTGCCATACAGGATTTACCGTATCAGCTGATGATAGCATGGGCTTAGGGTTGCTATTTTGA